Proteins encoded within one genomic window of Halococcus salifodinae DSM 8989:
- a CDS encoding aldehyde dehydrogenase family protein, which produces MATTSTAHDERAYIDGQWESGDGVIEVNDLAEGGVFARITATSPLQAEAALDAAEGAQPSMAASTIPERVAWLEAIAAGLRDRKDELADVIVREAGKPIASARGEVESAAERFERAVEEARGLKGEFRPGTTAGHEGWEAITKPEPRGTVLCITPYNYPLSTTALQVAPALAAGNSVVLKPASKTPVSAAILTDVIAATDVPAGGFNFVPGHASTIGDVLAGSDQIDAIAMTGSSGAGEHVARQSGIVNLHMELGGNAPAVVFPDADLDAAAAACAKGGLKYAGQRCSAVSRVLVHESIHDDLVERIESEMDAYPTGDLFEEETALGPLISDEQADWVEELVTDATDRGGEIVRGGGRDGQFVEPTLLGGVPETARLVTEEQFGPVIPVTTFADEDHAIEIANGTDLALDGCVFTTEYDRALRVAERIDAGAVRINGAPSHGLGDIPFGGNEDSGIGREGIGTSIEGFIRYKSIVL; this is translated from the coding sequence ATGGCTACCACATCAACGGCGCACGACGAACGGGCCTACATCGACGGGCAGTGGGAGAGCGGCGACGGCGTCATCGAAGTAAATGATCTCGCCGAGGGTGGCGTATTCGCCCGAATCACCGCAACGAGCCCGCTCCAGGCCGAAGCAGCGCTCGATGCGGCAGAGGGTGCACAGCCATCGATGGCCGCCTCGACGATTCCCGAGCGGGTGGCGTGGCTCGAAGCCATCGCCGCAGGCCTGCGCGACCGGAAGGACGAACTCGCAGACGTGATCGTTCGCGAGGCGGGCAAGCCGATCGCGAGCGCGCGCGGCGAGGTCGAGTCGGCCGCCGAGCGATTCGAGCGCGCGGTCGAGGAGGCCCGAGGGCTAAAGGGCGAGTTCCGGCCGGGGACGACCGCCGGGCACGAGGGTTGGGAGGCGATCACCAAGCCCGAACCCCGCGGAACCGTGCTCTGCATCACGCCGTACAACTACCCGCTTTCGACGACCGCGCTCCAGGTCGCGCCCGCGCTCGCGGCCGGCAACAGCGTCGTGCTCAAACCTGCGAGCAAAACCCCCGTGAGCGCCGCGATCCTGACCGACGTCATCGCTGCGACCGACGTTCCGGCAGGCGGGTTCAACTTCGTTCCGGGGCACGCGAGCACGATCGGCGACGTGCTCGCTGGTTCGGATCAGATCGATGCGATCGCGATGACCGGCTCGTCGGGCGCAGGCGAACACGTCGCCCGCCAGAGTGGGATCGTGAACCTCCACATGGAGCTCGGGGGCAACGCGCCCGCCGTGGTCTTTCCCGACGCCGACCTCGATGCAGCCGCCGCGGCGTGTGCGAAAGGCGGGCTCAAGTACGCCGGCCAGCGGTGTTCGGCGGTCAGCCGCGTGCTGGTCCACGAGTCGATCCACGACGATCTCGTCGAGCGGATCGAGAGCGAGATGGACGCCTACCCCACCGGCGATCTGTTCGAGGAGGAAACGGCTCTCGGACCGCTCATCAGCGACGAGCAGGCTGACTGGGTCGAGGAGCTCGTCACCGACGCCACCGATCGGGGTGGCGAGATCGTTCGCGGCGGCGGGCGCGACGGCCAGTTCGTCGAGCCGACGCTGCTCGGCGGGGTTCCCGAGACCGCACGCCTCGTCACCGAGGAGCAGTTCGGCCCCGTGATCCCGGTGACGACGTTCGCCGACGAGGACCACGCCATCGAGATCGCCAACGGCACCGACCTCGCACTCGACGGCTGCGTCTTTACGACTGAGTACGACCGCGCGCTCCGGGTTGCCGAACGGATCGACGCCGGCGCAGTCCGGATCAACGGCGCGCCCTCCCACGGTCTCGGCGACATCCCGTTCGGCGGGAACGAGGACTCGGGGATCGGGCGCGAGGGCATCGGGACGAGTATCGAAGGGTTCATTCGATACAAGAGTATCGTGCTCTAA
- a CDS encoding IclR family transcriptional regulator, producing MESNGSPNTVGAVRTAFSLLATVAERGGTAGVTEVATACEMPKSTVYKHLNTLVELGYLERDDGTYALGARMVDLGQHSLARTDLYPAAKPQIERLAELTDETAGIAVESRGRVADLYWDSRSDSAISAAGTSKHPHCSAPGKAILSQCSDSYAESIVAELGLPPRTQNTITDVEHLMNAVRRVSERGVAIEREEQYEGVNSVAVPLTDLTPNVAIYVAGSAERLSSKRIEEDIPGILLSAANEVTKRFLAAE from the coding sequence ATGGAATCGAACGGGTCGCCAAACACGGTCGGTGCGGTGCGGACAGCGTTTTCGCTGCTGGCGACGGTCGCCGAACGCGGCGGCACCGCCGGCGTGACGGAGGTGGCAACTGCGTGTGAGATGCCGAAAAGCACCGTGTACAAACATCTCAACACGCTCGTGGAGCTCGGATATTTGGAGCGTGACGACGGAACGTACGCACTGGGAGCCCGGATGGTGGATCTCGGGCAGCACTCGCTCGCACGGACCGACCTCTACCCCGCGGCGAAGCCACAGATCGAACGATTGGCGGAGCTAACCGACGAAACGGCCGGTATCGCGGTCGAGAGTCGGGGTCGCGTGGCGGACCTCTACTGGGATTCGCGCAGCGATAGCGCGATCAGCGCGGCCGGCACCTCGAAACACCCACACTGCAGCGCTCCTGGGAAGGCGATACTCTCGCAGTGCTCGGATTCATACGCCGAGTCGATCGTCGCGGAGCTCGGCCTTCCGCCGCGGACCCAGAACACGATCACCGATGTGGAACACCTCATGAACGCCGTCCGACGCGTCAGCGAGCGTGGCGTCGCCATCGAACGCGAAGAACAGTACGAGGGCGTCAACAGCGTCGCCGTACCGCTCACCGATCTCACCCCGAACGTGGCGATCTACGTCGCAGGCAGTGCCGAGCGACTCTCGAGCAAGCGTATCGAGGAGGACATCCCCGGGATTCTCCTGAGCGCGGCCAACGAGGTGACGAAGCGCTTTCTCGCCGCGGAGTAG
- a CDS encoding PIG-L deacetylase family protein, whose amino-acid sequence MHVVAVVAHPDDADIFCGGTLAKHAARGDRVSIAHMTRGEYGGLGTDTEAEIADAREKEARASGEVLGADAVEFLGFEDGRITYSLDNRLRIVDALRRYDPDVVLTHFRDDMHPDHRATSRLVTDAYYMASLPLAETDHEPCDPDNVYYFGKPTAEFEPSTFVDISEHIDRKLRAIEQHESQIAFLAEHGGIDAEFDNLLDGIYAEGVVLGKRTGVGSAEGFAPLHERAREYLG is encoded by the coding sequence ATGCACGTGGTAGCAGTTGTCGCCCATCCAGACGATGCCGACATCTTCTGTGGTGGAACGCTCGCGAAACACGCAGCCCGCGGCGACCGGGTATCGATCGCCCACATGACCCGCGGCGAGTACGGCGGTCTCGGGACCGATACTGAGGCGGAGATCGCCGACGCCCGCGAGAAGGAGGCTCGCGCGTCCGGCGAGGTGCTCGGGGCCGACGCGGTGGAGTTCCTCGGGTTCGAGGACGGACGTATCACTTACTCGCTCGACAACCGACTGCGGATCGTCGACGCGCTCCGACGGTACGATCCCGACGTGGTTCTCACGCATTTCCGCGACGATATGCATCCCGATCATCGAGCCACCTCCCGGCTGGTGACGGACGCGTACTACATGGCGTCGCTCCCGCTCGCCGAAACCGACCACGAACCGTGTGATCCGGACAACGTCTACTACTTCGGGAAACCCACTGCCGAGTTCGAGCCATCGACGTTCGTCGACATCAGCGAGCACATCGATCGGAAGCTCAGAGCGATCGAACAGCACGAATCCCAGATCGCCTTCCTCGCCGAACACGGCGGGATCGACGCCGAGTTCGACAACCTCCTCGACGGGATCTACGCCGAGGGGGTCGTGCTCGGCAAACGGACCGGCGTCGGGAGCGCCGAAGGGTTCGCCCCGCTCCACGAGCGTGCGCGCGAGTATCTCGGGTGA
- a CDS encoding aminotransferase class V-fold PLP-dependent enzyme yields MSEDDSIYRELDVTPVVNAAGTKTRIGGSRIRPGALDAMRRAADEFVEIGDLEARASTAIADVTGAEAGYVTSGASAGLLLCAAAAIVGRDVGVMNALPDTADVPSEIVMPRTHRTGYDHAFRTAGATIVDVGTNDRHLGTGATDVEPWQLDRAITDETVAVGYMQKSYTQPSLSSVVAVAHENDVPVIVDAAAEVPPRENLSAFVETGADMVVFSGGKGIRGPQTTGFVAGKREYVASIAAQHLDMHVANDLWDPPTDLIDRERLDGVPRQGIGRPLKVGKEELVGAIRALELFVAEDHGQLEAGWIDLAEAMAERLAETGLGVHVTSPNGTSVAPEIVVDVEATGIGTNATELARTLRDEDPRVYVGTDDLPDGEIVVNPMCLDQNEAEYVIDRIVANVE; encoded by the coding sequence ATGAGTGAGGACGATTCCATCTACCGCGAGCTAGACGTGACGCCCGTCGTGAACGCAGCGGGGACGAAGACCCGCATCGGTGGGAGCCGGATTCGACCTGGCGCGCTCGACGCCATGCGGCGGGCTGCCGACGAGTTCGTCGAGATCGGCGATCTCGAAGCACGAGCCTCAACGGCGATCGCCGACGTCACGGGTGCGGAGGCCGGCTACGTCACCAGCGGGGCCAGCGCGGGACTGTTGCTGTGTGCGGCGGCCGCCATCGTGGGCCGTGACGTCGGCGTGATGAACGCCCTCCCGGACACGGCCGACGTGCCGAGCGAGATCGTCATGCCCCGCACTCACCGGACGGGCTACGACCACGCGTTCCGGACCGCTGGCGCGACGATCGTCGACGTCGGGACCAACGATCGCCACCTCGGTACTGGCGCAACCGACGTCGAGCCGTGGCAGCTCGATCGCGCGATCACCGACGAAACCGTCGCCGTCGGCTACATGCAGAAATCCTACACTCAGCCGTCGCTGTCGTCGGTCGTCGCGGTCGCCCACGAGAACGACGTCCCGGTGATCGTCGACGCCGCAGCGGAGGTCCCGCCGCGCGAGAACCTCTCGGCGTTCGTGGAGACGGGTGCGGACATGGTGGTGTTCAGCGGTGGCAAGGGGATCCGTGGCCCCCAAACTACTGGATTCGTCGCGGGCAAGCGCGAGTACGTCGCGTCGATCGCGGCCCAGCACCTCGACATGCACGTCGCGAACGATCTCTGGGATCCGCCAACCGACCTCATCGACCGGGAACGGCTCGACGGCGTGCCGCGTCAGGGAATCGGCCGACCGCTGAAGGTCGGGAAGGAAGAGCTCGTCGGCGCGATCCGCGCACTCGAACTGTTCGTCGCGGAGGATCACGGCCAGCTCGAAGCGGGGTGGATCGATCTCGCCGAGGCGATGGCGGAGCGACTCGCCGAGACCGGGCTCGGTGTGCATGTGACGAGCCCCAACGGCACCAGCGTCGCCCCGGAGATCGTCGTCGACGTCGAGGCGACCGGTATCGGGACGAACGCCACGGAACTCGCACGCACGCTCCGCGACGAAGATCCTCGGGTGTACGTCGGCACCGACGATCTCCCTGACGGCGAAATCGTCGTGAATCCGATGTGTCTCGATCAGAACGAGGCCGAGTACGTGATCGATCGCATCGTCGCGAACGTCGAGTAG
- a CDS encoding IS5 family transposase: MQKILFRFVKQAVSIARKLTDAALMQISHPAGNGVAGWKHAVLHFLREHMDATLVEVLDWAEEMERVRAALVLERGEFLGPSALCRSLDRAPMTVWRELLRLSSELLDQSGHAAIDATYFDRREASSHYLKRCERDVQTVQATFLVDTAQGAVIDVHCSAKWPNGTNVGPQVALRNAGDLLSLAADKGYDDMSFREELHAEDVRPLIKHRVFAPYDHAHNARIEDELYNQRSICETVNSVIKRSYGSAVRARAWYRQFREITLTAAVYNLELALKP; encoded by the coding sequence GTGCAGAAGATTCTCTTCCGCTTCGTCAAACAGGCTGTCTCGATCGCACGAAAACTTACTGATGCAGCGCTGATGCAGATCAGCCATCCCGCCGGCAACGGAGTTGCCGGCTGGAAGCACGCCGTCTTGCACTTTCTCCGCGAACACATGGACGCGACACTCGTCGAAGTCCTCGATTGGGCTGAAGAGATGGAACGCGTACGAGCCGCGCTCGTCCTCGAGCGCGGCGAGTTCCTTGGTCCATCTGCGCTGTGCAGGTCCCTTGATCGAGCGCCGATGACTGTCTGGCGAGAGCTGCTCCGACTCTCGTCGGAGCTGCTCGACCAGTCCGGTCACGCCGCCATCGATGCCACCTACTTCGACCGCAGAGAAGCATCGAGTCACTATCTCAAGCGGTGTGAGCGAGATGTACAGACCGTTCAGGCCACGTTTCTCGTCGATACCGCGCAGGGCGCGGTTATCGACGTTCACTGTAGTGCGAAGTGGCCCAACGGAACGAACGTTGGCCCGCAGGTCGCCCTGCGGAACGCAGGCGACCTGCTCAGTCTGGCCGCCGACAAGGGATACGATGATATGAGCTTCCGCGAGGAGTTGCATGCCGAAGACGTGCGTCCACTGATCAAACACCGTGTCTTCGCGCCGTACGATCACGCACACAACGCGCGGATCGAGGACGAACTCTACAACCAGCGGTCGATCTGTGAGACCGTGAACTCGGTGATCAAGCGCTCGTACGGCTCCGCCGTCCGAGCGCGAGCATGGTACCGCCAGTTCCGCGAGATCACGCTCACCGCCGCGGTCTACAACCTCGAACTAGCCCTCAAACCGTGA
- a CDS encoding Rid family detoxifying hydrolase, whose translation MHELETDDAPASIGPFSQGIVEGDTIYVSGQGPVDPDTGDVIEGSPGEQTRRTLENVDAVLRAADASLDDIVKTTVYLKDMRYYDEVNDVYGELLSEPYPARSAFEVVKLPVDIDVEIEAMAAVPETGGPD comes from the coding sequence ATGCACGAACTCGAAACCGACGACGCACCGGCAAGTATCGGCCCGTTCTCGCAGGGAATCGTCGAGGGCGACACGATCTACGTTTCGGGACAGGGACCAGTCGATCCCGACACCGGCGACGTGATCGAAGGGTCGCCCGGTGAACAGACCAGACGCACGCTCGAAAACGTCGACGCGGTCCTGCGGGCTGCGGACGCCAGCCTCGACGACATCGTGAAGACGACGGTCTATCTCAAGGACATGCGCTACTACGACGAGGTCAACGACGTCTACGGCGAGCTCCTCTCGGAGCCGTATCCCGCGCGCAGCGCGTTCGAAGTGGTGAAACTCCCCGTCGATATCGACGTCGAGATCGAAGCGATGGCAGCGGTCCCCGAAACCGGCGGTCCTGACTGA
- a CDS encoding Gfo/Idh/MocA family protein: MTEDTLEIGVAGLGTYGLLRAEILTEFGHTVYGSDASPDARKEFERRVGTGVFERPAELFERDLDGVLVTTPNKFHEPVATAAMERGFDVFVEKPLAHTLESAERIAEIARETDCLCMVGFQNRFLNVCKVLKWYIDEGYLGEIRHVQAAYIRRRGVPGRGSWYTSSEIAGGGAVIDIGIHLIDLLDHFLDAPVIDDVAATTRQDFGHRESYAYLDMWGEDADANMFDVEDSASGFLTYEDGTTATLEVAWAANAESVHRYQLYGTEGGAVLDITDRLNGMAEVDQSLRFYGANTGGMDHYLDASVTVNSNDPYREQLRAFTTAITEDAPPSMNTTEQALAVQHVVDCIYAESE; this comes from the coding sequence ATGACCGAGGACACGCTCGAAATCGGGGTCGCGGGGCTCGGGACCTACGGTCTCCTCCGGGCGGAAATCCTCACCGAGTTCGGCCACACCGTCTACGGTTCGGACGCGAGCCCGGACGCCCGCAAGGAGTTCGAGCGCCGCGTCGGTACCGGGGTGTTCGAACGCCCCGCCGAACTCTTCGAACGCGACCTCGATGGCGTTCTCGTCACGACACCGAACAAATTCCACGAGCCGGTCGCCACGGCAGCGATGGAGCGCGGGTTCGACGTGTTTGTCGAGAAGCCACTGGCTCACACCCTCGAAAGCGCCGAACGGATCGCCGAGATCGCGCGCGAAACGGACTGTCTCTGCATGGTCGGCTTCCAAAACCGATTTTTGAACGTCTGTAAGGTCCTCAAGTGGTACATCGACGAGGGATACCTCGGAGAGATCAGGCACGTTCAGGCGGCGTACATCCGGCGGCGTGGGGTGCCGGGTCGCGGGTCGTGGTACACCTCCTCGGAGATCGCCGGCGGCGGCGCGGTGATCGATATCGGCATTCACTTGATCGACCTCCTCGACCACTTTCTCGACGCGCCGGTGATCGACGACGTCGCCGCCACGACGCGTCAGGACTTCGGCCACCGCGAATCCTACGCCTACCTCGACATGTGGGGCGAGGACGCCGACGCGAACATGTTCGACGTCGAGGACTCGGCGTCGGGATTTTTGACCTACGAGGACGGGACCACCGCAACGCTCGAAGTCGCGTGGGCGGCCAACGCCGAGTCGGTCCACAGATACCAGCTCTACGGCACCGAGGGTGGCGCGGTACTCGACATCACCGATCGCCTCAACGGTATGGCCGAGGTCGACCAGAGCCTCCGATTTTACGGCGCAAACACGGGCGGCATGGATCACTACCTCGACGCTTCCGTCACGGTGAACTCGAACGATCCGTACCGAGAGCAGTTGCGCGCGTTCACGACGGCGATCACCGAGGACGCTCCACCATCGATGAACACCACCGAACAGGCGCTCGCCGTCCAGCACGTCGTCGACTGTATCTATGCCGAAAGCGAGTGA
- a CDS encoding AGE family epimerase/isomerase yields MIGTHRDPERIRSNLCRVLQFYWPDVVDRRFGGYIAQLDERDGHVYDGRSKHLVATCRAIHNFAIGVAIDGPTYCRAAAEHGLHFLRHVLWDADNEGYDWLLSGRETADDTRHCYGHAFAVLATARAVEVGLPDADAELERALGVLNGRFFEPEYGLYADAATGDWSDYQSYRGQNANMHACEAMLAAYEATGNETHLDRATTVARSLVCDRADEAGRVWEHYTPEWEPDFAYNRDEPDHLFRPWGYQPGHHAEWAKLLCHLAEHRDDDWLVPRAMELFDTAVEIGWDDDHGGFHYTVDRSGEPVVAEKYGWALAEGIGAAARLAVHDETYLEWYDRLQRCATEHVVNPRFGNWYERLDSDWSRDGPNHGTAVEPGYHPIANHYAAMTVFKQHGELR; encoded by the coding sequence ATGATAGGCACACACCGTGATCCGGAACGGATCCGTTCCAATCTGTGTCGAGTGCTTCAGTTTTACTGGCCCGACGTCGTGGATCGACGGTTCGGCGGCTACATCGCCCAGCTCGACGAACGCGACGGCCACGTCTACGATGGTCGCTCGAAACACCTCGTCGCGACGTGCCGCGCCATCCACAACTTCGCGATCGGCGTCGCGATCGACGGGCCGACGTACTGTCGTGCGGCCGCCGAGCACGGGCTCCACTTCCTCCGGCACGTCCTGTGGGACGCCGACAACGAGGGGTACGACTGGCTTCTTTCCGGGCGCGAGACGGCCGACGACACGCGCCACTGCTACGGCCACGCGTTCGCCGTCCTCGCGACCGCGCGTGCGGTCGAGGTCGGACTCCCCGATGCGGACGCGGAACTGGAGCGCGCCCTCGGCGTTCTGAACGGCCGCTTCTTCGAACCCGAGTACGGGCTCTACGCGGACGCGGCGACCGGGGACTGGAGCGACTACCAGTCCTACAGGGGACAGAACGCGAACATGCACGCGTGCGAGGCGATGCTCGCGGCGTACGAGGCAACCGGCAACGAGACTCACCTCGATCGTGCCACCACCGTTGCCCGATCGCTCGTTTGCGATCGTGCGGACGAGGCCGGCCGTGTCTGGGAACATTACACCCCGGAGTGGGAGCCCGATTTCGCGTACAACCGCGACGAGCCCGACCACCTGTTTCGTCCGTGGGGGTACCAGCCGGGCCACCACGCCGAATGGGCGAAGCTCCTCTGTCACCTCGCCGAACACCGCGACGACGACTGGCTCGTACCGCGCGCGATGGAGCTGTTCGACACCGCCGTCGAAATCGGTTGGGACGACGACCACGGCGGGTTCCACTACACGGTTGATCGGAGCGGCGAACCGGTCGTGGCCGAGAAGTACGGGTGGGCGCTGGCCGAAGGGATCGGCGCAGCCGCTCGTCTCGCGGTTCACGACGAGACGTATCTCGAGTGGTACGACCGTCTCCAGCGGTGTGCGACCGAGCACGTCGTCAACCCACGGTTCGGGAACTGGTACGAGCGCCTGGACTCCGACTGGAGTCGAGACGGACCGAACCACGGAACTGCGGTCGAACCCGGCTATCATCCGATCGCCAACCACTACGCAGCGATGACCGTGTTCAAGCAGCACGGCGAACTCCGATAG
- the dgoD gene encoding galactonate dehydratase yields the protein MQITGYELYEVPPRWLFLKIETSTGLVGWGEPIVEGRAKTVRTAVEELLDSYLVGKDPLRIEDHWQAMYRGGFYRGGPILMSAIAGVDQALWDIKGRHYEAPVYDLLGGKSRERIRVYKWIGGDRPGDVASEATRLAEAGYTALKMDATNQTRHVEGREVLEGIVSRIEHVRSEVDDAVDMAVDCRGRVSKSMAKTLTRRLTEFDLLFVEEPVLPENLEYLPVIANQSGTPLAAGERLYSRWDYQPVFEDGAIDVIQPDVSHAGGISEMRRLASAAETHDVAVAPNCPLGPIALASSLQVVTHAPNFLVQDHGFDVHSDARGPAHEYLAGESPFVFDDGYLDTLDGPGLGIEIDESVVAEKSAMETDWHNPIWRHEDGSIADW from the coding sequence ATGCAAATCACCGGTTACGAACTGTACGAAGTCCCGCCGCGCTGGCTCTTCCTCAAGATCGAGACGAGCACGGGGCTGGTGGGGTGGGGCGAGCCGATCGTCGAGGGGCGCGCGAAGACGGTACGAACGGCGGTCGAGGAACTGCTCGACAGCTACCTCGTCGGCAAGGACCCGCTCCGCATCGAGGACCACTGGCAGGCGATGTACCGCGGCGGGTTCTACCGTGGTGGCCCGATCTTGATGAGCGCGATCGCGGGCGTCGACCAGGCGCTCTGGGACATCAAGGGTCGTCACTACGAGGCTCCGGTCTACGATCTGCTCGGTGGCAAGAGCCGGGAGAGGATTCGGGTGTACAAGTGGATCGGCGGGGATCGACCGGGTGACGTCGCAAGCGAGGCGACCCGGCTCGCGGAGGCCGGCTACACCGCCTTGAAGATGGACGCAACCAACCAGACCCGCCACGTCGAGGGGCGCGAGGTGCTAGAGGGGATCGTCTCGCGGATCGAGCACGTTCGGAGCGAGGTCGACGACGCGGTGGACATGGCGGTCGACTGTCGCGGTCGGGTCTCGAAGTCGATGGCGAAGACGTTGACCCGCCGGCTGACCGAGTTCGACCTGCTGTTCGTCGAGGAGCCGGTGTTGCCGGAGAACCTCGAATACCTCCCCGTGATCGCGAACCAGTCGGGCACTCCGCTCGCCGCGGGCGAACGGCTCTACTCGCGGTGGGACTACCAGCCGGTGTTCGAGGACGGCGCGATCGACGTGATCCAACCCGACGTCTCCCACGCTGGCGGCATCTCCGAGATGCGTCGACTGGCGAGCGCCGCCGAGACCCACGATGTCGCGGTCGCGCCCAACTGCCCGCTCGGGCCGATCGCGCTCGCGTCCTCGCTCCAGGTCGTGACCCACGCCCCGAACTTCCTCGTTCAGGATCACGGGTTCGACGTCCATTCGGACGCGCGGGGGCCCGCCCACGAGTACCTCGCGGGAGAGTCGCCGTTCGTGTTCGACGACGGCTATCTCGACACGCTCGACGGCCCTGGACTGGGTATCGAGATCGACGAGTCGGTGGTCGCGGAGAAATCCGCGATGGAGACCGACTGGCACAACCCCATCTGGCGGCACGAGGACGGCAGCATCGCCGACTGGTGA
- a CDS encoding glucose 1-dehydrogenase → MKAVVVRQGETEPTVIEVDEPTPEPGEALLRTLRVGIDGTDHEVIEGNHGGFPDGDEYQILGHEAVAVVADANGTDLDEGQLVVPTVRRPREDGNEYFERGEPDMAPDGQYVERGIVGAHGYMTELFTSAPRYLVPVPDAFAESGFLVEPISNTEKALEHAHATRSAFEWTPETGLVLGNGPLGLLTLAMLASEPTDFSRTYCLGRRDRPDPTIDIIERLGATYVDSRETPVAAIPDAHEPMDFVYEATGYAKHAFETVHALRSNGVGALLGIPDDWTFEIDGGAFHREIVLQNKALFGSVNSNVRHYEAAIDSLSAFPDWLVDDLITGVHEPAAAPAAFETSDETIKTVVEFDTV, encoded by the coding sequence ATGAAGGCCGTCGTCGTCCGGCAGGGCGAAACCGAACCCACGGTCATCGAGGTCGACGAGCCGACGCCCGAGCCGGGGGAAGCGCTGCTTCGGACGCTGCGGGTCGGCATCGACGGGACCGATCACGAGGTCATCGAGGGCAACCACGGGGGGTTCCCCGACGGCGACGAGTATCAGATCCTCGGCCACGAGGCGGTTGCGGTCGTGGCGGACGCGAACGGCACCGATCTCGACGAGGGGCAGCTCGTGGTCCCGACGGTCCGCCGTCCCCGCGAAGATGGCAACGAGTACTTCGAACGTGGCGAGCCCGATATGGCTCCCGACGGCCAGTACGTCGAGCGCGGGATCGTGGGCGCGCACGGCTACATGACCGAGCTCTTCACGAGCGCACCACGATATCTGGTTCCGGTGCCGGATGCGTTCGCCGAATCGGGTTTTCTCGTCGAACCGATCAGTAACACCGAGAAAGCGCTCGAACACGCCCACGCGACGCGGTCGGCGTTCGAGTGGACGCCGGAAACCGGCCTCGTGCTCGGGAACGGCCCGCTCGGACTGCTGACCCTCGCAATGTTGGCGAGTGAACCGACGGATTTCTCCCGGACGTACTGTCTGGGACGGCGGGATCGTCCGGACCCCACGATCGACATCATCGAACGGCTCGGCGCGACCTACGTCGATTCGCGCGAGACGCCGGTGGCGGCGATCCCCGACGCCCACGAACCGATGGATTTCGTGTACGAGGCGACCGGTTATGCGAAACACGCCTTCGAAACCGTCCACGCGCTCCGTTCCAACGGTGTGGGCGCGCTGCTCGGGATTCCCGACGACTGGACGTTCGAGATCGATGGGGGTGCATTCCACCGCGAAATAGTGCTCCAGAACAAGGCCCTGTTCGGCAGCGTCAACTCGAACGTGCGCCATTACGAGGCCGCGATCGACTCGCTTTCGGCGTTTCCCGACTGGCTCGTGGATGATCTCATTACCGGCGTCCACGAACCGGCAGCAGCCCCGGCCGCCTTCGAAACCAGCGACGAGACGATCAAGACCGTCGTCGAGTTCGACACGGTCTGA
- a CDS encoding IclR family transcriptional regulator, translating to MTPDADGAKTINSVDNAVRILDELLARETAGVTELGEAVGLSKATVHHYLTTLRRHGFVQQVDGTYRLGLRPLSYGGAAREREAVFQSGKEGVDRLAATTGETARLVVERNGYAVTLYQSSERPPEEIPTTLGTREDLHSTAAGKAMLAALDDSSLDGFLERGELTRHTRNTIVDPATLRAEIADVRSRGIAFDDNEQFEGVRCVSTPLVTDAGGLLGALSVSSSTANISDEIFEEEFPQALQNVAGVIEINTAYRGWVE from the coding sequence ATGACCCCGGACGCCGACGGCGCGAAGACGATCAACTCGGTCGACAACGCGGTTCGCATCCTCGACGAACTCCTCGCTCGGGAGACCGCAGGGGTCACGGAGTTGGGCGAGGCGGTCGGTCTCTCGAAGGCCACCGTCCATCACTACTTGACGACCCTCCGGCGACACGGGTTCGTCCAGCAGGTCGATGGAACCTACCGCCTCGGCCTCCGGCCGCTCTCGTATGGCGGCGCGGCCCGCGAGCGCGAGGCGGTGTTTCAGTCCGGAAAGGAAGGCGTCGACAGGCTCGCGGCCACCACCGGCGAGACCGCCCGACTCGTCGTCGAGCGCAACGGGTACGCCGTCACGCTGTATCAGTCCTCGGAACGCCCTCCCGAGGAGATCCCAACCACGCTCGGCACGCGCGAGGATCTCCATAGCACCGCCGCGGGGAAGGCGATGCTCGCCGCCCTTGACGACTCGTCCCTCGATGGGTTCCTCGAACGAGGAGAGCTGACGCGACACACCCGAAACACCATCGTGGACCCGGCGACCCTGCGCGCGGAGATAGCCGACGTCCGTTCCCGGGGGATCGCGTTTGACGATAACGAACAGTTCGAGGGCGTCCGGTGTGTTTCGACCCCCCTCGTCACCGACGCCGGGGGCCTCCTCGGCGCGCTCAGCGTGAGCAGTTCCACCGCGAACATCTCGGACGAAATCTTTGAGGAGGAGTTCCCCCAGGCTCTCCAGAACGTCGCCGGCGTCATCGAGATCAACACCGCCTACCGCGGCTGGGTTGAGTGA